A window of Deltaproteobacteria bacterium contains these coding sequences:
- a CDS encoding 6-phosphogluconolactonase — MPINVFITKNFNHMSEVATEIVKARIGRVLEEKQEFVLGLATGSSPTGVYKRLARAANAGEFDSGRVRSFNLDEYVGLPGENAQQRMMHPESYCYFMIQEFFGLLKDKFIETGVPFGTLIDQKDLVRHLKAHPGDWREAGADAGRSVVIKPRPQSEYLAWVRKTVLDAYARKIKQAGGIDLQIIGVGGRGHVAFHEAGIPFKGSRVMLVKLDDNTVENAVSDGHFASKKDSPRYAVTMGAELVYQARTVVLLAAGERKVAAVAESLLGEPTPDVPISYGQIYGKGKGNLMYVVDRIVGKPLLDNIETLEQKGIHTQKVT, encoded by the coding sequence GTGCCCATCAACGTATTTATAACCAAGAACTTCAACCATATGAGCGAGGTGGCGACGGAGATCGTCAAGGCGCGGATCGGCCGTGTGCTGGAAGAAAAACAGGAGTTTGTGCTGGGACTGGCAACAGGAAGTTCACCCACCGGCGTATATAAGCGCCTGGCCAGGGCGGCCAATGCCGGTGAGTTTGACAGCGGCCGGGTCCGCAGTTTCAACCTGGACGAATATGTGGGACTTCCCGGAGAGAATGCGCAGCAGCGAATGATGCACCCGGAGAGCTACTGCTATTTCATGATCCAGGAATTCTTCGGTCTTTTGAAAGACAAGTTTATTGAAACCGGTGTTCCTTTCGGGACCCTGATCGATCAAAAGGATCTGGTGCGCCATCTCAAGGCCCATCCCGGTGACTGGCGGGAGGCAGGGGCCGATGCGGGCAGGTCCGTGGTGATTAAACCGAGGCCCCAATCGGAATACCTGGCATGGGTCCGAAAAACGGTGCTGGATGCATACGCCCGGAAGATCAAACAGGCGGGCGGCATTGATTTGCAGATTATCGGCGTCGGCGGACGGGGGCATGTGGCCTTTCACGAGGCTGGTATCCCCTTCAAGGGGAGCCGGGTCATGCTGGTGAAGCTGGATGACAATACCGTGGAAAATGCAGTTTCAGACGGGCATTTCGCCTCGAAAAAGGATTCCCCCCGCTATGCGGTGACCATGGGGGCTGAGCTGGTGTACCAGGCGCGCACCGTGGTCCTGCTGGCAGCGGGCGAACGCAAGGTCGCAGCCGTGGCCGAATCGCTCCTGGGGGAGCCGACCCCGGATGTTCCGATTTCATATGGTCAGATATATGGAAAAGGGAAAGGCAACCTGATGTATGTGGTGGACAGGATCGTCGGAAAGCCGCTTCTTGACAACATCGAGACCCTTGAACAGAAGGGGATTCATACCCAGAAGGTCACATAA
- the glmM gene encoding phosphoglucosamine mutase translates to MGKLFGTDGIRGEANRYPMDAMTAFSVGQAVTHLFRNGDHRTRIIIGKDTRISGYMLESSLEAGITSMGGNPYLVGVLPTPGIAFITQSMRADAGIVISASHNPYQDNGIKIFSGAGYKLSDEKEATIEDLILKGRLPEMTPPAKDMGRAKRIDDVLGRYIVFIKNTFPRRLSMEGMKIVIDAANGATYKVAPAVFAELGADVEVIHNTPDGININDDCGSQYTEDLERRVKETGAAVGLAFDGDGDRLIAVDEKGRKITGDQILVICAKVLKEYGQLTNDLLVSTIMSNIGLTIACKRYGFSHHASKVGDRYVLEDMQRLGAVIGGEESGHMIFLDHHTTGDGILTAMQLIAAMVSEGKPLSELATLMDVFPQKLMNVEVTNKPDITTVPEVMKSIQEVEARLGDEGRVLVRYSGTQNVCRVMVEGPADDVTESYCTEIAEVVKTALN, encoded by the coding sequence ATGGGAAAACTATTCGGCACCGACGGAATCCGGGGAGAGGCCAACCGTTACCCGATGGATGCCATGACGGCCTTTTCCGTGGGCCAGGCCGTGACCCACCTGTTCAGAAACGGCGACCACCGGACCCGGATCATTATCGGGAAGGACACCCGCATCTCCGGCTACATGCTGGAAAGCTCCCTGGAGGCGGGGATTACCTCCATGGGGGGAAATCCCTATCTGGTGGGCGTGCTCCCCACGCCGGGAATCGCCTTCATCACCCAGAGCATGCGGGCCGATGCGGGGATCGTGATCTCGGCCTCGCACAATCCCTACCAGGACAACGGCATCAAGATCTTCTCCGGAGCCGGGTACAAACTTTCCGACGAAAAAGAGGCGACCATCGAGGACCTTATTCTGAAGGGACGGCTTCCCGAAATGACCCCGCCTGCCAAAGATATGGGCCGGGCCAAACGGATTGATGATGTCCTTGGCCGATACATCGTCTTTATCAAGAATACCTTTCCCCGAAGACTCTCCATGGAGGGGATGAAGATCGTCATTGACGCGGCCAACGGCGCCACATATAAGGTGGCCCCGGCTGTCTTCGCCGAACTGGGGGCGGATGTGGAGGTCATCCACAACACCCCTGACGGGATCAATATCAATGACGATTGCGGTTCTCAGTATACGGAGGATCTCGAGAGACGCGTAAAGGAAACGGGCGCGGCCGTGGGCCTGGCCTTTGACGGCGACGGCGACCGTCTGATTGCCGTGGATGAAAAGGGACGCAAGATTACCGGCGATCAGATCCTGGTCATCTGCGCCAAAGTTTTAAAAGAATATGGACAATTGACGAACGATCTGCTCGTCAGCACCATCATGAGCAACATCGGCCTGACCATCGCCTGCAAGAGATATGGATTTTCGCACCATGCCTCAAAGGTGGGAGACCGATATGTGCTGGAGGATATGCAGCGGCTGGGCGCGGTGATCGGCGGGGAGGAATCGGGCCACATGATCTTTCTCGATCACCACACCACCGGTGACGGCATCCTGACGGCCATGCAACTGATCGCCGCCATGGTCAGTGAAGGCAAACCCCTTTCCGAACTGGCGACGTTGATGGATGTCTTTCCCCAGAAGCTGATGAATGTCGAGGTCACGAACAAACCGGATATCACTACAGTGCCGGAGGTGATGAAGTCCATTCAAGAGGTGGAGGCACGGCTTGGGGATGAGGGAAGGGTCTTGGTCCGCTATTCCGGCACCCAGAATGTCTGCCGGGTGATGGTCGAGGGACCGGCCGACGATGTGACCGAATCCTATTGCACGGAGATTGCCGAGGTGGTCAAGACCGCCCTCAATTGA
- a CDS encoding UDP-N-acetylglucosamine pyrophosphorylase has product MEPTSENQERIVRLINKGVEIRNPLTIDIGEDVEIDRISGNGVRIYPGCRIYGRETVIAGGACLGREGPVTIEDCQIGPKVELKAGYFKQAAFLEMANMGSGAHVREGCILEEEANGAHCVGLKQTILFPFVTLGSLINFCDCFMAGGTSRKDHSEVGSSYIHFNFTPSGDKTTASLIGDVPRGVMLNQPPIFLGGQGGMVGPLRLNYGNVIAAGAILRKDVPECGKLIITKTHRAGLFPFVPDLYSGLPRILENNIRYLANLAALEQWYIHVRQPFFHTQELGNLIYQGALDKLALAKKERIKRLRVMTDKIEASLERHGDQADAGAGKRELCDAVEEIAELFSGELAGKTGLHARDAFLEAFTVHQKECGGTYVETVQSLPGGVSEKGTAWLQETVDAISRRAAALVPSLGLFKDLTREAR; this is encoded by the coding sequence TTGGAACCTACGTCTGAAAACCAGGAGAGGATTGTCCGATTGATCAATAAGGGGGTGGAGATCCGCAATCCCCTGACCATTGATATCGGGGAGGACGTTGAGATCGACCGGATCTCCGGAAACGGGGTCCGGATTTATCCGGGATGCCGCATTTACGGCAGGGAGACCGTTATTGCAGGCGGGGCCTGTCTCGGGCGGGAAGGGCCTGTGACCATCGAGGACTGCCAGATCGGCCCCAAGGTTGAATTGAAGGCCGGGTACTTTAAACAGGCGGCTTTTCTGGAAATGGCCAATATGGGATCGGGGGCCCACGTTCGGGAGGGGTGCATTCTGGAAGAAGAGGCCAACGGGGCCCACTGCGTGGGTCTGAAACAGACCATCCTCTTCCCTTTTGTCACCCTGGGAAGCCTCATCAACTTCTGCGACTGCTTCATGGCCGGGGGCACGAGCCGGAAAGACCACAGCGAGGTGGGGAGTTCTTATATCCATTTCAATTTCACACCCAGCGGCGACAAGACCACCGCATCCCTGATCGGCGATGTCCCTCGGGGCGTCATGCTCAACCAGCCGCCCATCTTCTTGGGGGGCCAGGGGGGGATGGTGGGCCCGCTGCGCCTGAATTACGGCAATGTCATCGCTGCGGGCGCGATCCTGCGCAAGGATGTCCCGGAGTGCGGCAAACTGATCATTACCAAGACCCACCGCGCCGGCCTCTTTCCCTTTGTACCGGACCTTTATTCAGGCCTCCCGCGCATCCTGGAAAACAATATCCGCTACCTGGCCAATCTGGCCGCCCTGGAGCAGTGGTATATCCATGTGCGGCAGCCCTTTTTCCACACCCAGGAACTGGGGAACCTGATCTACCAGGGAGCGCTGGACAAGTTGGCATTGGCCAAAAAGGAGCGGATCAAACGGCTCCGGGTCATGACGGACAAGATCGAAGCATCCCTTGAAAGACATGGGGATCAGGCCGATGCCGGGGCCGGCAAACGGGAACTCTGCGATGCCGTTGAAGAGATCGCCGAATTGTTTTCAGGGGAACTCGCAGGGAAGACCGGCCTGCATGCAAGGGACGCCTTCTTGGAGGCATTCACGGTTCATCAGAAAGAGTGTGGCGGGACCTATGTGGAGACGGTGCAGAGCCTGCCCGGGGGTGTATCCGAAAAGGGGACGGCATGGCTCCAGGAGACCGTGGATGCCATCTCCCGCAGGGCCGCCGCACTGGTGCCGTCTCTGGGTCTATTCAAAGATCTGACCCGTGAGGCAAGGTGA
- the rapZ gene encoding RNase adapter RapZ yields MKNINIVIITGLSGSGKSVAIRALEDEGYFCVDNMPVLLLPKFMELRSVGVSEIQKLAFGMDLRQKEFVKNYQEVFHALRKEGYHFIVIFLECSEEVLLKRYSETRRQHPVADGTGLIDRIRSEKEQLKGLKEMADRIIDTSRLTVHQLKDAVIQHALQGVKTERMRISILSFGFKYGVPLEADLMIDVRFIPNPYFIPELKKLDGTDERVQQFVLRWMETQVFLEKYLRLLDYLLPMYEREGKSYLTIAVGCTGGRHRSVTIAQKFFESLKEERREVTLKHRDMDLAG; encoded by the coding sequence ATGAAAAATATCAACATCGTCATCATCACGGGCCTGTCCGGTTCCGGAAAAAGCGTGGCCATTCGCGCGCTCGAGGACGAGGGCTATTTCTGCGTGGACAACATGCCGGTCCTCCTCCTCCCCAAATTCATGGAACTCCGTTCAGTGGGGGTCTCGGAGATCCAGAAGCTTGCCTTTGGCATGGATCTCAGACAGAAGGAATTTGTCAAAAACTACCAGGAGGTCTTTCATGCCCTGCGAAAAGAGGGCTATCACTTCATCGTCATCTTCCTGGAGTGTTCGGAAGAGGTCCTGTTGAAGCGATACAGCGAGACCCGCAGGCAGCACCCGGTTGCGGACGGCACCGGACTGATCGACAGGATCCGATCTGAAAAGGAACAGTTGAAGGGGCTCAAAGAGATGGCCGACAGGATCATCGATACATCGAGACTGACGGTTCACCAGCTCAAAGACGCCGTTATTCAACATGCGCTCCAGGGAGTTAAGACGGAACGGATGCGCATCTCCATCCTCTCCTTCGGGTTCAAGTACGGTGTCCCCCTTGAGGCGGATCTGATGATCGATGTGCGGTTTATTCCCAACCCCTACTTTATCCCCGAGCTGAAGAAACTGGATGGAACCGATGAACGGGTGCAGCAGTTCGTTCTCAGATGGATGGAGACCCAGGTATTTCTTGAGAAATATCTGAGACTGCTCGATTACCTCCTTCCGATGTATGAGAGGGAGGGCAAATCCTATCTGACCATTGCAGTGGGCTGCACCGGGGGGCGGCACCGATCCGTGACCATCGCACAGAAATTCTTCGAATCCCTGAAGGAAGAAAGGCGAGAAGTCACGCTCAAGCACCGCGACATGGATCTGGCTGGCTAA
- a CDS encoding isochorismatase family protein: MKISLLTEENTGLVIVDAQEKLMQVMADPDRVSDRMVKLLHLSRVFHLPVILTEQNPKFLGPTIPAVRAVLPEYSPIEKLDFDCCNVDLFNTRLQEKALHNIILTGVETHICVFQTCISLLEKGYAVHVPHLAVDSRTVANREVGLSLMREAGAVITSAETIIFQILKRAGTVEFKEMLKIVK, from the coding sequence ATGAAAATATCGTTGCTCACCGAAGAAAACACCGGTCTCGTTATCGTCGATGCCCAGGAAAAGCTCATGCAGGTCATGGCCGACCCTGACAGGGTCAGCGACAGGATGGTCAAGCTCCTGCACCTGTCCCGGGTATTCCATCTGCCCGTCATCCTGACTGAACAGAATCCCAAATTTTTAGGTCCTACCATCCCTGCAGTCAGGGCAGTCCTCCCTGAATACAGTCCCATTGAAAAACTCGATTTCGACTGCTGCAACGTGGACCTCTTCAACACCCGCTTGCAGGAAAAGGCCCTCCATAACATCATCCTGACAGGCGTTGAAACCCACATCTGCGTATTTCAGACCTGCATCTCTCTCCTCGAAAAGGGATACGCGGTCCATGTCCCCCATCTCGCCGTGGATTCCCGAACCGTGGCTAACCGGGAGGTCGGCCTCTCCCTCATGCGAGAGGCCGGGGCAGTTATCACCTCTGCCGAGACCATCATCTTCCAGATACTGAAGCGTGCCGGGACAGTTGAATTTAAAGAGATGTTGAAGATCGTCAAATAG
- a CDS encoding MFS transporter: MPQPSNKQKEPGFFYGYIIVMACFLVQGIGIGSYIAYGVFFKPLLNEFGWSRATLSGASSMAFLLMGFLGILVGNLNDRFGPRVLMTVSALFFGCSYLLLSRIDAVWQLYLFYGLVGGIGLSAVDVIPLTTTARWFLLRRGMMTGLVKAGTGAGQMMMPFLAGLLIMALGWRTASVVIGIIAILCLMGAGQLLRRDPGQMGQVPDGRMNAAAGDRPGSDSGLTLQQALRNPQFWMICTINLLAAFCMLTILVHIVAHATDIGIDTLKAAGILSTIGGVSMAGRLCVGMAIDRIGNRKCLIGCLILLIASLLWLCTARQIWMLYLFAAIYGIAHGGIFTLMSPIVAEFFGLRSHGAFFGIVAFTGTVGGAAGPVLAGLIFDVTRSYQLIFLILVGLAVASLLLTLLLKPAIGRETE; this comes from the coding sequence TTGCCGCAACCGAGCAACAAACAAAAGGAACCAGGGTTTTTTTACGGTTACATCATCGTCATGGCCTGCTTCCTCGTGCAAGGCATCGGCATAGGCAGTTATATTGCCTACGGCGTCTTTTTCAAGCCGCTGCTGAACGAATTCGGCTGGTCCCGGGCCACCTTATCCGGGGCCTCGTCCATGGCCTTTCTTTTGATGGGCTTCCTGGGCATCCTGGTGGGGAACCTGAATGACAGGTTCGGGCCCCGGGTGCTCATGACGGTCAGCGCCCTTTTCTTTGGCTGCAGCTATCTCCTTTTGTCCCGGATAGACGCGGTCTGGCAACTCTATCTCTTCTACGGACTAGTGGGGGGAATCGGCCTGAGCGCAGTGGATGTCATCCCCCTGACCACCACGGCAAGGTGGTTTCTCTTGCGCAGGGGGATGATGACCGGGCTCGTCAAGGCGGGCACCGGCGCCGGGCAGATGATGATGCCCTTTCTGGCGGGCCTCCTCATCATGGCGTTGGGTTGGCGGACCGCTTCTGTAGTTATCGGCATCATCGCAATCCTTTGTCTCATGGGGGCCGGGCAGTTACTGCGCCGAGACCCCGGCCAGATGGGACAGGTTCCCGACGGGCGGATGAACGCCGCCGCAGGGGATCGCCCCGGTTCCGACAGCGGCCTCACCCTTCAGCAGGCCCTCCGCAATCCGCAGTTCTGGATGATCTGCACCATCAATCTGCTGGCCGCGTTCTGCATGCTCACCATCCTGGTGCACATCGTGGCCCATGCCACCGACATCGGGATAGACACACTGAAGGCCGCCGGAATCCTATCCACCATCGGCGGCGTCAGCATGGCCGGCCGCCTGTGCGTCGGCATGGCTATCGACAGAATCGGCAACAGGAAATGTCTGATAGGCTGTCTTATTCTCCTGATCGCCAGTTTGCTGTGGCTGTGTACGGCCCGGCAAATATGGATGCTTTATCTTTTTGCCGCCATCTACGGCATTGCCCATGGCGGTATTTTTACCCTCATGTCGCCCATTGTGGCCGAGTTCTTCGGTCTTCGTTCCCACGGCGCCTTTTTCGGCATCGTGGCCTTCACCGGAACCGTGGGCGGGGCCGCCGGACCGGTGCTGGCCGGCCTGATATTCGATGTGACCCGCAGCTACCAGCTCATCTTTCTGATCCTGGTGGGGCTGGCCGTTGCCAGCCTCCTCCTCACCTTGCTTCTGAAGCCGGCGATCGGGAGGGAAACCGAATGA
- a CDS encoding pyridoxal phosphate-dependent aminotransferase: MRTEIVHIGAGELNYEIRNIIRVVDKLKALGAEINLENIGDPVAKGEEVPVWIKKIVSDISMEDCAYSYCPSQGILETREYLAERNNRLGGAAITADDIIFFNGLGDAITKVYGFLRRTARIITPSPTYTTHSSSEAAHAGVSPVTYPLDPHHHWYPDTVELRKRVKYNPAVAGILLINPDNPTGAVYPEEVLREIVQIAKDYDLFIIADEIYQNLVFEGTRTRTLSEVIGGVPGIAMKGISKELPWPGSRCGWIEIYNRERDPDFNTYTQSILNSKMVEVCSTTLPQKVIPLIFEHPELEAYVGKRRARYKRMSQTAHNILKEIPSILINRTNGAFYMSVLFREGVLTQSQTLPIENHQIRALIESLLQSNGNISLDKRFVYYLLAATGVCVVPLSSFNTNLQGFRFTLLDPDEDSFLCMVNTLAEGVKAYV, encoded by the coding sequence ATGAGAACGGAAATCGTCCATATCGGTGCGGGAGAACTCAATTACGAAATCCGAAATATTATCCGGGTCGTTGATAAGCTGAAGGCCCTGGGCGCGGAAATCAACCTGGAAAATATCGGTGATCCGGTGGCCAAGGGAGAGGAGGTCCCGGTATGGATCAAAAAAATCGTATCCGATATCAGTATGGAGGACTGTGCCTACAGCTATTGTCCCAGTCAGGGTATCCTGGAAACGCGGGAATATCTCGCGGAGAGGAACAACCGCCTGGGAGGCGCCGCAATAACCGCGGATGATATCATTTTTTTTAACGGGCTCGGGGATGCCATCACCAAGGTCTACGGGTTTCTAAGACGGACCGCCCGAATCATTACGCCGTCACCCACCTATACCACCCATTCATCGTCCGAGGCCGCCCATGCGGGTGTCTCTCCGGTAACCTATCCCCTGGATCCCCATCATCACTGGTATCCGGATACAGTGGAGCTGCGGAAGCGTGTGAAATACAACCCGGCCGTGGCCGGTATTTTGCTGATCAATCCGGACAATCCCACAGGGGCGGTGTACCCGGAAGAGGTCCTCAGGGAGATCGTGCAGATCGCGAAGGATTACGATCTCTTTATCATCGCCGATGAGATCTATCAAAACCTGGTGTTTGAGGGAACCCGGACGCGCACCCTTTCCGAAGTGATCGGAGGGGTGCCCGGGATTGCCATGAAAGGAATTTCAAAGGAATTGCCGTGGCCGGGTTCCCGGTGCGGCTGGATTGAGATATACAACCGGGAAAGGGACCCGGATTTCAATACCTACACGCAGAGCATTCTCAATTCAAAGATGGTGGAAGTCTGTTCCACCACGCTTCCGCAGAAGGTCATTCCTCTGATCTTCGAACACCCTGAACTCGAAGCGTATGTGGGAAAACGGAGGGCGCGCTACAAGCGGATGTCGCAGACCGCCCATAACATACTGAAAGAGATCCCTTCCATTCTGATCAACCGGACGAACGGGGCGTTTTATATGAGTGTGCTTTTCAGGGAAGGCGTCCTTACCCAGAGCCAGACCTTGCCCATTGAAAACCATCAGATCCGGGCACTCATTGAGTCGTTGCTTCAGTCGAACGGGAACATCTCCCTCGACAAGCGCTTTGTGTACTACCTTCTTGCGGCCACGGGGGTGTGCGTGGTCCCCCTCTCCTCATTTAATACGAATCTGCAGGGCTTCAGGTTTACGCTGCTCGATCCGGATGAAGACTCTTTCCTTTGCATGGTGAACACCCTGGCAGAGGGTGTGAAGGCATATGTATAG
- a CDS encoding superoxide dismutase, which produces MTVALPDLPYKKDALEPHISVRTLDFHHGKHHNTYVTNLNKLLEGTDLMGETLETIIRKTAGSPEQAGIFNNAAQVWNHTFYWQSMKPEGGGEPAGPLGEKITSDFGSYHAFVQKFKDAALTQFGSGWAWLILKEGKLEVMKTANADTPVARGLRPLLTADVWEHAYYLDYQNRRGDYLDAFINSLVNWDFVASNLA; this is translated from the coding sequence ATGACGGTTGCATTGCCCGATCTTCCTTATAAGAAGGATGCCCTTGAACCGCATATCAGCGTAAGGACCTTGGATTTCCACCATGGAAAGCATCATAACACCTATGTCACCAATTTGAATAAACTCCTTGAAGGAACCGATTTGATGGGCGAGACTCTCGAAACCATCATACGGAAAACAGCCGGCAGCCCCGAGCAAGCCGGCATTTTCAATAATGCGGCGCAGGTCTGGAACCACACCTTTTACTGGCAATCCATGAAACCCGAAGGGGGCGGCGAACCTGCAGGACCCTTAGGGGAAAAGATCACCTCCGATTTCGGAAGTTACCATGCCTTTGTTCAGAAGTTCAAGGATGCCGCGCTGACTCAGTTCGGCAGCGGGTGGGCATGGCTTATATTGAAAGAGGGTAAGCTGGAGGTTATGAAGACAGCAAACGCGGATACCCCCGTTGCCCGTGGCCTGAGGCCTCTGTTGACGGCGGATGTGTGGGAACATGCCTACTATCTCGACTATCAAAACAGGCGCGGCGACTATCTCGATGCGTTTATCAACAGCCTCGTCAATTGGGATTTCGTCGCGTCCAATCTGGCATAG
- a CDS encoding LapA family protein — MKTAKLVSLLVLAMALVVVIFQNTSPVQIRFLWLSGGVPIVLLLLMTAVGGFVMGLIVAMLIKGGANSKNSRLVKRRQK; from the coding sequence GTGAAAACAGCGAAGCTGGTGTCGCTTCTGGTGCTGGCCATGGCACTGGTGGTGGTCATTTTTCAGAACACGTCGCCTGTCCAGATACGTTTTCTTTGGCTGAGCGGGGGGGTGCCCATAGTCCTGCTCCTGTTAATGACCGCAGTGGGAGGATTCGTCATGGGACTCATCGTTGCAATGCTCATAAAGGGCGGCGCTAATTCAAAAAATAGCCGACTTGTAAAAAGGAGACAGAAATGA
- a CDS encoding universal stress protein, with product MLPLKKILCPTDFSDPSFEALNVAIELAVHFSSELIVIHVVAPIPIIATEYTSPAAFNVQEYQQAMEVSARKSMEEQIEKRIPEGVLVRRILPLGDPANQIVHTAEDEEVDLIVIATRGQTGIKRLVFGSVAEKVVRLATRPVLTIRDRHS from the coding sequence ATGTTGCCTTTGAAAAAAATTCTGTGTCCTACGGATTTCAGCGATCCATCCTTTGAGGCGTTGAACGTGGCCATTGAACTGGCCGTGCACTTTTCCTCAGAACTGATCGTCATCCATGTTGTTGCACCGATTCCCATTATTGCAACGGAGTACACCAGCCCGGCAGCCTTCAATGTCCAGGAGTATCAGCAGGCAATGGAGGTATCGGCGAGGAAGTCAATGGAGGAGCAAATTGAAAAGCGGATACCTGAAGGGGTTTTGGTTCGAAGGATATTGCCTCTAGGCGATCCTGCCAATCAGATTGTGCATACGGCCGAGGATGAAGAGGTGGACCTCATCGTCATCGCTACCCGGGGGCAGACGGGAATAAAACGCCTTGTCTTCGGTTCGGTCGCGGAAAAGGTCGTTCGGCTTGCCACCCGGCCTGTTCTCACCATTCGGGATCGGCATTCGTGA
- a CDS encoding OmpA family protein: MKCIDFGRRFGLKVCMGLVLAVFAVGQPVLANDDVENSKDHPLFSRMKNFYIDNYEHNFDLVEFTITAGDDEKEMAVEGQTTRISYWIKDDASPPSAYQIVKNHVSAGQQIGAKVVEKGREKAVMHLIKDGRETWIVVQVHNGGESYLLTVVQSGDMKQEVKAGELLEALDKDGHVAVYINFASNSAVLDESASPVIREIVGMLKENPDLRVKVEGHTDSTGDAEANRRLSRDRAEAVVGALTGAGIAKERLMAAGHGASRPVADNATEAGRAKNRRVELVKI, from the coding sequence GTGAAATGCATTGACTTTGGAAGACGATTCGGCCTGAAGGTCTGTATGGGTCTTGTCCTGGCGGTTTTTGCGGTTGGGCAGCCTGTATTGGCAAATGATGATGTGGAAAACAGCAAGGATCATCCTTTGTTTTCGCGCATGAAGAACTTTTACATTGATAATTACGAGCACAACTTCGACCTGGTTGAATTTACAATTACGGCGGGTGATGACGAAAAAGAAATGGCCGTCGAGGGCCAGACCACAAGGATCAGCTATTGGATCAAGGACGATGCGTCCCCGCCGTCGGCGTATCAGATCGTGAAGAACCATGTGAGCGCCGGGCAACAGATCGGAGCGAAGGTTGTTGAAAAAGGTCGGGAAAAGGCGGTCATGCACCTGATCAAAGATGGACGGGAAACCTGGATTGTCGTGCAGGTTCATAATGGCGGAGAATCCTATCTGCTGACCGTGGTCCAGTCCGGCGACATGAAGCAGGAGGTGAAGGCCGGGGAGCTTCTTGAAGCACTGGATAAGGATGGACACGTCGCGGTGTACATCAACTTTGCTTCCAATAGCGCAGTCTTGGATGAATCAGCATCCCCCGTTATTAGGGAAATTGTCGGAATGTTGAAAGAAAATCCCGATCTCAGAGTAAAGGTTGAGGGTCATACCGACTCCACAGGTGATGCCGAGGCCAATCGCAGGCTCTCCCGGGACAGGGCTGAGGCGGTGGTGGGTGCATTAACCGGGGCGGGGATCGCAAAAGAGAGGCTTATGGCCGCCGGTCATGGGGCCTCGCGTCCTGTTGCGGACAACGCCACCGAAGCGGGAAGGGCCAAGAACCGCCGGGTTGAACTGGTAAAAATCTGA
- a CDS encoding TetR/AcrR family transcriptional regulator, with protein sequence MVTPLEKARKDPDSMKARILKVARRMFGEYGYHGTTTRMIAQEVGIDISTLYYHWGEKGDLYESVILDINTDLRNHLAQVEKVIHGLPLARRMEIAIDKVTDFLFECPEISNLILFQYFRKTRKEPNLDFHVPDVISDVARSMNLCRAHDPVPTGASMKVLAMMNAIYNFISGEDFFREMLQLKREEYIDRSKETLKFMLIPAFTN encoded by the coding sequence ATGGTCACACCCTTAGAGAAGGCCCGCAAAGACCCGGATTCCATGAAGGCCAGGATACTGAAAGTGGCCCGGCGGATGTTCGGCGAGTACGGATATCACGGGACCACCACCCGGATGATCGCCCAGGAGGTGGGGATCGATATCTCCACGCTGTATTACCACTGGGGCGAAAAAGGCGATCTGTACGAGTCGGTGATCCTGGACATCAACACCGACCTCCGGAACCATCTGGCCCAGGTGGAAAAGGTCATTCACGGCCTGCCGCTGGCCAGAAGGATGGAGATTGCCATCGACAAGGTCACCGATTTTCTCTTTGAATGCCCCGAGATCTCCAATCTGATCCTGTTTCAATATTTCCGAAAAACCCGCAAGGAACCCAACCTGGACTTTCATGTCCCGGATGTCATATCGGATGTGGCCAGGTCCATGAACCTCTGCAGAGCGCACGATCCTGTCCCCACCGGGGCCTCCATGAAGGTTCTGGCCATGATGAATGCGATTTATAATTTCATTTCGGGTGAGGATTTCTTTCGGGAAATGCTCCAACTCAAAAGAGAGGAATATATCGACCGCTCAAAAGAGACCCTCAAGTTCATGCTCATCCCTGCATTTACAAACTGA